The nucleotide window CATGTCAGGTGACTTATCAGTATTGGCGGCATCCGGCAGCTGCAGCAAGAAGCTTCCTGGGCACTGCCACTGTGGTGACTGACGGGTGACATTATATCCCACATAACGGGCACGACCATCCTCATACACTTATATAATGGAGCCAGTGCGGTTTTCCGGCAGGACGCAGTAGTAGTTTAATGTATGATGACGCAGTTGGGACGGACTGCTGGGGAAGGCGACTTGTAAGCTTCCTTGGGAACACTCAAATGGCGAGTGTCACTTTAACAGGGCGATAAAACCCCACGCGGTGCCGCGTATCCGGCGATACGTTTTTTTCCCGGTGGATTCTCATTTTATCTTCAATGTCTTCCTATTGATGTTATGGATTCTGACCGGATGGTGGGATAAATGACGCAGAATTCCGTATTaccataaaattcctttaatctggcatattGGGATTTgataggtgccggattatcagactttcttGATTACCAGATTCCAGATGCtttcattgctgttttttctTCCAAGATATTCccattattgaaataaatggaattTGTAAGTGTTGTAGTTTGGACTGCTGACTCCCAGAGTGcacgtgggctgtcatgtggcccCTAACTTTCTGTACTACTCATATAAGGTACAGGGGTGTACTACGGTACTGACGGAGTAGCATACTCGAGACTGAGACATGGAGGGAGAAAAAAGGCCAGAGAAGACTGCAGGGAAGCGTCTGTGTACATAGGTCGGTGACTGTGTGACCAGAAAACTCAACTCTATAGCCTCCAAAATGGCTGACTATGGTTTAACCAGTCTGAAGAGCAGCTCTGAAGCATTCTGGGAAATTTTCTGTAACCAGATCAGTAAGTAGTTCTATGATATTCCTTACATCGGTTACATGTATTGCGTGAAGTCCGTCGTCCGTCGTCCCTCCCCCACAGATGATATTTCCGGAAGAAGTGGAAACGAGTAACCCGCAGTAAGCTTCCTGTCTATCGCTGTTTACTTTCCCGCAGAGGAAGCCAGAAATGGTATATACGCTGGTCACAGGCTACATGACTGCAGCTTCTCTACATATATTAGGTTTGAACACACATAGCGGCGTCCGAAAGCAGCCGAAAACCAAGAAAAGTGCAGCTGGCGCCAAACACATATAGATTTTGCAGGTAATCACTGAGTTTTACCCTAAGAACTGTGCCGCCATTAACTACCAATTTCTAATTTGCACCCACCGCACGTGggtgaatgtttccattcactgacaacaataaGAGATCTTTGAATCaagctatcaggacaggagatttgtgctgctgatgtgtttatctCACAGGGGATTATcaggactggatacaattgtaccaAACCCAAAGTGGTGAGAAGTATTAGGACAGGTGTTCAGCTTCTGCATGTAAACAAAACATTTCCCATTCACTGaaggcaaacagagatcttgaaatgaggaattgatacacaaagtcTATTAGGAAGATACAATGAATATAACATATTTACATAAATTGTAAAGCTTTATGGTGTTGTGGGCACATTTATGTCATTTAAAGGGCCAGTGGTACATCACACATTGTCACCGACTGTAAAAACCTACAAATAATTGGGTATTTTAAGGCGATGCCCCTCATAATGGTCGCCAGAATTATGTGGGAGACACATTCATTGCAGCCTCGTGTGTCGCAGATTGCAAATCCCTAAATTTACTACTTTATAAAAACATTCAGAATTTATTTATTCGCCGGTGGATTAAGACGATGTGATAACGAGGAGAGAAGACGCTGAGCGCCATACAGATCACTGTCAGGATTGTGACTTATTATCACTACATCAGATGGACTGTGGGTAACTGGGGTGGCGCAGGAGAATGTCATCTGACCTGGACACCTTAAAGGAGATCTCCACCACTGCACCCCATTACAGTTTccttatagatataatgtacataaactgcagagtcactgtgtatatacattacattacttatcctgtactgatcctgagttacatcctgtattatactccagagctgcactcactattctgctggtggagtgactgtgtacatacattacattacttatcctgtactgatcctgagttacttcctgtattatactccagagctgcactcactattctgctggtggagtcactgtgtacatacattacattacttatcctgtactgatcctgagttacatcctgtattatactccagagctgcactcactattctgctggtggagtcactgtgtacatacattacattacttatcctgtactgagcctgagttacatcctgtattatactccagagctgcactcactattctgctggtggagtcactgtgtacatacattacattacttatcctgtactgagcctgagttacatcctgtattatactccagagctgcactcactattctgctggtggagtcactgtgtacatacattacattacttatcctgtactgagcctgagttacatcctgtattatactccagagctgcactcactattctgctggtggagtcactgtgtacatacattacattacttatcctgtactgatcctgagttatatcctgtattatactccagagctgcactcactattctgctggtggagtcactgtgtacatacattacattacttatcctgtactgatccggagttacatcctgtattatactccagagctgcactcactattctgctggtggagtcactgtgtacatacattacattacttatcctgtactgatcctgagttatatcctgtattatactccagagctgcactcactattctgctggtggggtcactgtgtacatacattacattacttatcctgtactgagcctgagttacatcctgtattatactccagagctgcactcactattctgctggtggagtcactgtgtacatacattacattacttatcctgtactgatcctgagttatatcctgtattatactccagagctgcactcactattctgctggtggagtcactgtgtacatacattacattacttatcctgtactgatcctgagttacatcctgtattatactccagagctgcactcactattctgctggtggagtcactgtgtacatacattacattacttatcctgtactgatcctgagttatatcctgtattatactccagagctgcactcactattctgctggtggactcactgtgtacatacattacattacttatcctgtactgatcctgagttatatcctgtattataccccagagctgcactcactattctgctggtggggtcactgtgtacatacattacttatcctgtactgatcctgagttatatcctgtattatactccagagctgcactcactattctgctggtggagtcactgtgtacatacattacattacttatcctgtactgatcctgagttatatcctgtattatactcctgagctgcactcactattctgctggtggagtcactgtgtacatacattacatatcctgtactgaccctgagttatatcctgtattatactccagagctgcactcactattctgctgttggagtcactgtgtacatacattacattacttatcctgtactgatcctgagttatatcctgtattatactccagagctgcactcactattctgctggtggagtcactgtgtacatacattacattacttatcctctactgatcctgagttacaccctgtattatactccagagctgcactcactattctgctggtggagtcactgtgtacatacattacattacttatcctgtactgatcctgagttatatcctgtattatactccagagctgcactcactattctgctggtggagtcactgtgtacatacattacttatcctgtactgattctgagttacatcctgtattatactccagagctgcactcactattctgctggtggagtcactgtgtacatacattacattacttatcctgtactgatcctgagttacatcctgtattatactccagagctgcactcactattctgctggtggagtcactgtgtacatacattacattacttatcctgtactgatcctgagttacatcctgtattatactccagagctgcactcactattgtgcAGCCATACATTCCCTCCTGCCATAGCATAGGATAAGTAAGCAGATTTGTCTTTCAGGTGCAAGGCAAAGTTGAGTGACCATTCCTTGCGGAGCTGttttggcggccatattggttgtcacccagctttcccagaatttCACGCAGGTCTACAGCAGAGTATGATAAAGATGCAGATAAAGTCCTGAACTAATACGACCCCGTGCTGATGTATTTACTGCGCTGTGAGCCGGGCAGCTGCTTTTATTCATCAACACGTCATGTGAGCAGCAGCGTTGGCATCACCCAGTGACTACAAATCCCAGAATCCTTCCCGCCCCAGGGTTTAAATAGCCCAGGGGGCCATGTCAGGCCTCAGATTACTTTCCTGGAGGCTGCTTTCCCCATTGGTGGTCTGAGCTGCCCGGGCCCCTCTGATAGGCAGATACGCCAGGGACCGTCAGCCTCAGCAGGACTATGGATAAACGCAGGGACATTCAGCCTCAACTAAATATAACTCAGGACATGTGGCTGAGATCAGCCAGACCGCCCTCATCCAAGCTGCCCCCGGCTGGTCACATACAACAAAGCTTTACTTGTGCCCGCCGTCTCTTTAAAAAAGCTGTGCCCACAGCTTTGGGGGTCCTATGAAGATGCCAGCCCCCCAGAGACGGACTAGACCCCGAGATCGGAACAACGTGCTGGCCAGACCAGAGTTCCTGTCTCTGAACCAGCCGCCGGCTTCACCCCAGGAGAGCAGAAACTTCAACAGGAAACAGAGTGGACAATATGGTAACTCCAACGAGGGCGGGCGCGAGAGGCGGCAGAGCCAGCAGCTGCCAGAGGAGGACTGCATGCAGCTCAACCCGTCCTTCAAAGGCATCGCCTGGAACTCACTCATGGCCATTGATATAGCCATGTCCAAGAGCCTCGGCGTCTGTGCCCACAGCACGTCTTCATGGGGCAGTGCCCGCTCTATGGTCCAGCTTATCGGGATAACGAGCCATGGCTTCCCTTGGATCCTGGGAACGTTGATCTGCCTGTGGAACAGCAACACGTTGGCCGGCCAAGAAGTCCTGGTGAACCTGCTGCTGGGTAAGACAAGGGTCCCAACCTGCGCCATCTTCCAAGGAGCTTCATGTAGCTCCGCTTGGTGTCGACCTCAatcaattgtataatgaaaagtaaaCTTGTGTTTCAATTTCTTACCATTTCCAAAATCTCCGCTTGCTGTTGATGAATAGGAAGATCCAGAGGCTGAAGAACCTatccagacctaatacttctcacagctgagggtttgatacaattgtatcaatcCTCTGTATGGTAAACACACCTTTCTCCCGTcccgatagtttgttacaatgtatcagtgcaggtaaaacgtATCAGTCTGGAGCCctggctgtttagctcacagaataGACCTGCAGGATATTGTTGTAACAAACACCCAGCTGTGGGAAGTATTAGGGACAGGTTTCTAGCCTCTGGATGCAGATAAGAAGGTTCCCATTCACTgatggcaagcagagatcttgaaaatggtgagaaattcaaacaaagtctattagaaagttgcggaATATTTCAtaatacaatgattaagctttcGTGACACATAAGCAGAACATTTCCTAAGTACCCCAGTCGTCCACTTTTCAGCCATCTTTTAGTTAGATctgttttgggaaagctgggtgaccaccaatatggccgCCGCTACCACACTTGGGCCAGTCCAGCTGCTTCAGCAGTCCGGTGATATGATCACACATCGGTGACAACATCAGGTTATGAGTTGTTTTGATTGCTGCAACTTCAAGGAAAACTCCACCTATCACATGCGCATGATGTTTTCTTCTCCAGTCACAACCAAAACGGCAATGAGAGCAGTGCATTATGGGAGCCGAGATGTCAGCTACACTACAGTCAGAGATGAGCAATCAGGTTACATGTCGGCCAGAGTGGTGGAGCCAAATTACATTCTATTTCCAAGGGCGACCAGAAGAATTTTGAAAACTGCTCTAGGTGTGACTGGAGAAGAAGACATGAAAGTACCTGCAAAGTGGAGAGTTAAACCGTGACACGTTGTTAAAAGCGGAATTACACTTTATAATGGTGAAGGACAGAGGAGAACTCCAACTGTGAATGCCATGGAGCCGCCGATTATCTCCAAGGAAAACAGAAGCATCAGACGGATATGTAATGTGGTGATAGGACAACACCGGGGGCATCACATCTGGGCATCACTGCAGCCCCCCACTGGTCATCGGCAGGAAGTGTCCCACAGGGCAGATCATCTGGGCATCACTATAGCCCCCCACTGGTCATCAGCAGGAAGTGTCCCACAGGGCATATCATCTGGGCATCACTATAGCCCCCTCTGGTCTTCAGCAGTAAGGGTCCCACAGGGCATATCATCTGGGCATCACTATAGCCCCCCACTGGTCATCAGCAGGAAGGGTCCCACAGGGCATAGCATCTGGGCATCACTATAGCCCCCCACTGGTCATCAGCAGGAAGTGTCCCACAGGGCATAGCATCTGGGCATCACTATAGCCCCCCACTGGTCATCAGCAGGAAGTGTCCCACAGGGCATAGCATCTGGGCATCACTATAGCCCCCCACTGGTCATCAGCAGGAAGGGTCCCACAGGGCATATCATCTGGGCATCACTATAGCCCCCCACTGGTCTTCAGCAGGAAGTGTCCCACAGGGCATATCATCTGGGCATCACTATAGCCCCCCACTGGTCATCAGCAGGAAGGGTCCCACAGGGCATATCATCTGGGCATCACTGCAGCCCCCCACTGGTCATCAGCAGGAAGGGTCCCACAGGGCATATCATCTGGGCATCACTATAGCCCCCCACTGGTCTTCAGCAGGAAGTGTCCCACAGGGCATATCATCTGGGCATCACTATAGCCCCCCACTGGTCATCAGCAGGAAGGGTCCCACAGGGCATATCATCTGGGCATCACTGCAGCCCCCCACTGGTCATCAGCAGGAAGGGTCCCACAGGGCATAGCATCTGGGCATCACTATAGCCCCCCACTGGTCATCAGCGGGAAGGGTCCCACAGGGCATATCATCTGGGCATAATTGCAGCCCCCCACTGGTCATCAGCAGGAAGGGTCCCACAGGGCCAGAGACAAGTGCAAGTTCAGTACCTGAATATTTGCATTACTGCCTGCAACTGAGAGCAGTAAAAGTCACATCTAGTAAGTCCAAGACTCTGCATAATAGAGGAGGCAAAAATAAAACACGGCCACAAGGCAACACATTTTCTAAGAAGGCCTTCTTTTTCTGATCATACAGCTgcaatatatactgcccacataactgccatatacactgcccacataactgCCATATATACTGCCTACATAACAGagccatatatactgcccacataacagtgccatatacactgcccacataactgccatatacactgcccacataacagtgccatatacactgcccacataactgccatatacactgcccacataactgccatatacactgcccacataactgCCATATATACTGCCTACATAACAGagccatatatactgcccacataacagtgccatatacactgcccacataacagtgccatatacactgcccacataactgccatatacactgcccacataacagtgccatatacactgcccacataacagtgccatatacactgcccacataactgccatatacactgcccacataacagtgccatatacactgcccacataagtgTCATATAATATCTACATAACAGAGCCATAAATACTGCTCACATAACAGAGCTATATAGTATCTACATTACAacgtcatatatactgcccacacagtGTCACATAGTATCtacataacagtgtcatatatactgcccatataacagtgtcatatatactgcccacataacagtgccatataatatctacataacagtgccatatatactgcccatataacagtgccatatagtatctacataacagtgtcatatatactgcccacataacagtgccatatatactgcccacataacagtgtcatatatactgcccacataacagtgtcatataatatctacataacagtgccatatatactgcccatataacagtgccatatagtatctacataacagtgtcatatatactgcccacataacagtgccatatatactgcccacataacagtgccatataatatctacataacagtgtcatatatactgctcacataacagtgtcatatatactgcccacataactGTCATATAGTATCtacataacagtgtcatatatactgcccacataactGTCATATAGTATCtacataacagtgtcatatatactgcccacataacagtgccatataatatctacataacagtgccatatatactgcccacataacagtgtcatatatactgcccacataacagtgtcatatagtatctacataacagtgtcatatatactgcccacataacagtgccatataatatctacataacagtgtcatatatactgcccacataacagtgtcatatatactgcccacataacagtgccatataatatctacataacagtgtcacatatactgcccacataacagtgtcatatatactgcccacataacagtgccatataatatctacataacagtgccatatatactgcccacataacagtgtcatatatactgcccatataacagtgccatatagtatctacataacagtgccatatatactgcccatataacagtgccatatagtatcTACATAACAGggccatatatactgcccacataacagtgtcatataatatctacataacagtgccataaatactgcccacataacagtgccatatatactgcccacataacagtgtcatatatactgcccacataacagtgtcatataatatctacataacagtgccatatatactgcccatataacagtgccatatagtatctacataacagtgtcatatatactgcccatataacagtgtcatatatactggccacataacagtgtcatatatattgcccacataacagtgtcatatatactgcccatataacagtgccatatagtatcTACATAACAGggccatatatactgcccacgtaacagtgtcatataatatctacataacagtgccataaatactgcccacataacagtgccatatagtatctatataacagtgccatatagtatctacataacagt belongs to Rhinoderma darwinii isolate aRhiDar2 chromosome 8, aRhiDar2.hap1, whole genome shotgun sequence and includes:
- the PLPP7 gene encoding inactive phospholipid phosphatase 7, with the translated sequence MKMPAPQRRTRPRDRNNVLARPEFLSLNQPPASPQESRNFNRKQSGQYGNSNEGGRERRQSQQLPEEDCMQLNPSFKGIAWNSLMAIDIAMSKSLGVCAHSTSSWGSARSMVQLIGITSHGFPWILGTLICLWNSNTLAGQEVLVNLLLALLMDILTVAGLQKLMKRRGPYEVTPSILDYLVFDVYAFPAGHASRAIMVSKFFLNHLVLAIPLRVLLVLWAFSVGLSRIMIGRHHISDVMGGFVIGYLQFNFVEVLWLSSSTCQMLSSLW